A section of the Flavobacteriales bacterium genome encodes:
- a CDS encoding tetratricopeptide repeat protein yields the protein MLRKLFTLAFALMMVVSSTGQSNRQKSSLKNSKPIDLLEKDRLTIDDIELYQENQVYYYSKGPHYNIRLCLRLLSVTNDPFHLQHIHSQVAGSYRDPGMYSKAIEHQLYCIKFAIELEDAIAEGYARIQLGNLYFDQQNWERAKELYDKAISISRDIEFPHIETVGLNNLGMIKAAQGAYREALVYYFESLAIRKPTTGSRDGISHS from the coding sequence ATGCTGAGGAAGTTATTTACACTCGCCTTTGCGTTGATGATGGTCGTGTCCTCAACGGGACAAAGCAATCGACAGAAATCGTCGCTAAAGAATTCGAAGCCGATCGATCTACTTGAAAAAGACCGGCTCACGATTGACGATATTGAGTTGTACCAAGAGAATCAAGTTTACTATTATTCAAAGGGTCCACATTACAACATCCGCCTGTGTTTGAGGCTCCTCAGCGTAACGAACGACCCGTTCCACCTTCAGCATATTCACTCCCAGGTCGCCGGATCGTATCGCGATCCGGGCATGTACTCCAAGGCCATTGAGCATCAACTCTATTGTATCAAGTTTGCAATAGAACTCGAAGATGCAATTGCAGAAGGCTATGCACGCATTCAACTCGGAAACCTCTATTTCGACCAGCAAAATTGGGAACGAGCCAAAGAGTTGTACGATAAGGCCATTTCTATTTCAAGAGATATCGAATTCCCGCATATTGAAACGGTCGGACTCAATAATCTGGGAATGATCAAAGCAGCACAAGGAGCCTATCGAGAAGCCTTGGTCTACTATTTCGAAAGTCTGGCCATTCGCAAGCCTACTACGGGTAGCCGGGATGGAATCTCCCATTCATAA
- the yaaA gene encoding peroxide stress protein YaaA produces the protein MLILLSPAKTLDYDTPVWTDVRTQPRLTDEATVLAERLKKKSAGQLRKLMSLSKDLAALNYERYQEWRYPFDESQARPALFAFKGDVYLGLGLHDHFEEEDVLYAQDHLRILSGLYGVLRPLDDMMPYRLEMGTKLKVGRPNNLYEYWGTKIAELLNEDLSEQQGKVVVNLASGEYWKAVDQKVLDAEVITPEFKDWKNGQFKVLSFFAKKARGMMAKYLVTQRIDSFDGLQNFEEEGYSFNPELSAPNRPVFTRKQ, from the coding sequence ATGTTGATCCTTTTATCCCCGGCAAAGACCCTCGATTACGACACCCCGGTATGGACGGACGTTCGGACGCAGCCCAGGTTGACCGATGAAGCGACCGTACTCGCCGAGCGACTCAAGAAGAAATCGGCCGGACAACTACGTAAGCTCATGAGCTTATCGAAGGATCTGGCAGCACTCAACTACGAGCGTTATCAGGAGTGGCGTTACCCTTTCGATGAAAGCCAAGCGCGACCGGCTCTTTTTGCGTTCAAAGGGGATGTGTACCTCGGACTGGGTTTGCACGATCACTTTGAGGAAGAGGATGTGCTGTATGCACAAGATCATTTGCGCATTTTGAGTGGATTGTACGGGGTGCTGAGGCCTCTAGACGACATGATGCCCTATCGACTTGAAATGGGGACTAAATTGAAGGTCGGGCGCCCCAACAACCTATACGAATACTGGGGAACCAAGATCGCCGAGCTTTTAAATGAAGACCTTTCGGAGCAACAGGGCAAGGTGGTTGTGAATCTGGCTAGTGGAGAATACTGGAAAGCGGTAGATCAAAAAGTGCTCGATGCAGAGGTCATTACTCCGGAGTTCAAAGACTGGAAGAATGGGCAGTTCAAGGTGCTCAGTTTTTTTGCTAAAAAAGCCCGGGGAATGATGGCAAAGTACCTTGTGACCCAACGCATCGATAGTTTCGACGGTCTTCAAAACTTCGAAGAGGAGGGCTATTCGTTTAATCCTGAGCTTAGTGCACCGAATAGGCCGGTGTTTACGAGAAAGCAGTGA